A genomic window from Hyalangium gracile includes:
- a CDS encoding class I SAM-dependent RNA methyltransferase encodes MLPLPENPIELNIERLGQLGEGVASWQGRTVFVPGAFPGDVVSVSLEQQGKVLRGLLRQVVTPSKDRRPSPCTLSLECGGCDWLELAEPAQRAAKQEIVLSTLEHLGRLPRDRFTVRPLLVAPRDFGYRRRAVLHFAKGSLAYFGRRSHEKVPVSECGALTPVLATLPGKLSPLLKPLSKDAEEVHLLAEGGKAAFAVMLTGPVTARHVEATEAAVRTLRLEGAVLVPKEGSPRVLGKPALRSLSPLRPEVPLFLRPDSFAQAHAEANVGLVTAALYELAPRETDSVLELYSGNGNFTFPLAATAGSVLGVESSPVGVELAQRSAREGGVANVRFIQGDARKVCQGLLGEGKRFDLCLADPPRAGAPGLALQVSSLGVKRVVYVACDPASLARDAAGLVEEGYMPLALQVVDMFPQTHHVEAVMSFER; translated from the coding sequence ATGCTTCCGCTCCCTGAGAACCCCATCGAACTGAACATCGAACGCCTCGGGCAGCTGGGCGAGGGCGTGGCCTCCTGGCAGGGGCGCACCGTCTTCGTTCCAGGGGCGTTCCCGGGGGATGTCGTCAGCGTCAGCCTGGAGCAGCAGGGCAAGGTGCTCCGAGGACTGCTGCGGCAGGTGGTGACCCCCAGCAAGGATCGACGCCCCTCGCCATGCACCCTCAGCCTCGAGTGCGGCGGCTGTGACTGGCTGGAGCTGGCCGAGCCCGCCCAGCGTGCCGCGAAGCAGGAGATCGTCCTCTCCACCCTGGAGCACCTGGGCCGCCTGCCGAGGGATCGGTTCACCGTCCGGCCGCTGCTCGTAGCGCCTAGGGACTTCGGGTACCGTCGACGGGCGGTGCTGCACTTCGCCAAGGGCTCGCTGGCCTACTTTGGTCGGCGGAGCCACGAGAAGGTGCCAGTGTCCGAGTGTGGCGCGCTCACCCCCGTGCTCGCCACGCTCCCCGGAAAGCTCTCGCCGCTGCTCAAGCCGCTCTCCAAGGACGCCGAGGAGGTCCACCTGCTGGCCGAGGGAGGCAAGGCCGCCTTTGCCGTCATGCTGACGGGGCCCGTGACGGCCCGGCATGTCGAGGCCACCGAGGCTGCGGTGCGGACGCTGCGGCTCGAGGGGGCCGTGCTGGTACCGAAGGAGGGTTCGCCTCGCGTCCTCGGCAAACCCGCGCTGCGGTCGCTGTCCCCGCTGCGCCCCGAGGTGCCCCTGTTCCTGCGCCCGGACTCCTTCGCCCAGGCTCATGCCGAGGCCAACGTGGGTCTCGTCACCGCCGCCCTCTATGAGCTGGCCCCCCGTGAGACGGACTCCGTGCTGGAGCTGTACTCGGGCAACGGCAACTTCACCTTCCCGCTGGCCGCCACCGCGGGCTCCGTTCTGGGCGTGGAGTCCTCCCCCGTGGGGGTGGAGTTGGCCCAGCGCAGCGCCCGGGAGGGCGGGGTGGCCAATGTCCGCTTCATCCAGGGCGATGCCCGCAAGGTGTGCCAGGGGCTCCTCGGAGAGGGGAAGCGGTTCGACCTCTGCCTGGCCGACCCACCCCGAGCGGGGGCTCCCGGACTCGCACTCCAGGTATCATCACTGGGAGTGAAGAGAGTCGTTTATGTGGCATGCGACCCGGCCTCGCTCGCTCGGGATGCGGCGGGGCTGGTGGAGGAGGGGTACAT